The stretch of DNA GTCTCGACGCCCGCGCGCTGAAGCGCCGGCTCGCCCCCATCAAGCTCCTCCTCCTCGACGTGGACGGCGTCCTCACCGACGGCGCCCTCTACTACTCCGAGGGGGACGAGGAGATGAAGCGCTTCGACATCAAGGACGGGATGGGGATCGACCTCCTCAAGCGCGCGGGCATCGACGTCGGGATCCTCACCGGGCGCACGTCGAAGATGGTCGAGCGCCGCGCGCGCGAGCTGGGGATGTCCGTCCTCAAGCAGGGGTTCTACGACAAGAGCGCCGGGTTCGAAGAAGTCGTTCGCGAGCAGGGCCTCGCGGAGCGGGAGATCGCCTACATGGGGGACGACATCCTCGATCTGGCGGTGCTCCGGCGGGCGGGGTTCGCCGCCTGCCCGGGCGACGCTGCCGACGAG from Acidobacteriota bacterium encodes:
- a CDS encoding HAD family hydrolase, which translates into the protein MKRRLAPIKLLLLDVDGVLTDGALYYSEGDEEMKRFDIKDGMGIDLLKRAGIDVGILTGRTSKMVERRARELGMSVLKQGFYDKSAGFEEVVREQGLAEREIAYMGDDILDLAVLRRAGFAACPGDAADEVRAEVHFVCDRDGGRGAVREVADLILKVRGLKSRAVGEATAPGVKPARRIEP